The Corallococcus caeni genomic interval GCCATGCCACGGCCGGAACCGGTACCCGAGCGTGTACATGTCCGAGTCCGAGCGGACGCCCGGATAACGGAACAGGTCCCACGTCCCCCCCATGGCCGCGCGCCCCTCCAGGATGGCGTAGCTCAGGGTGGGGCAACGCGTCTGCAGGTGGTACGCGGCGCCGATGCCCGACAGCCCCGCACCGATGATCAACACATCCACATGCGAGGGCTGCGCGTCGGAGGACAGGGGCATCATGGGACTCCTCGTGGTACAGGAAGGTACCCAGCCTATGAGACTGTTGATGAGAGGTAGCAGTGAGGTCTGGTACCGTCAAGTACCAGCGCCAGGAGCCTCATGACCTCCCCATCCGACCAGGCGAGCGAAGGCCCCCGGGAACGGCTCGTCGCGGGCCTGGCGCAGGCCATCATCGAGGTGGGCTACGCCCGGGTGACGCTCGCGGACATCGTGCGGCACGCGCGCGTGTCGAAGCGCACGTTCTACGAGCACTTCGAGGACAAGGACGCGTGCCTGCTGGCGCTCTACGCGGCGCAGAGCGCCCGGCTCCTGGCGGAGATCCAGGCGGCCATCCAGCACGCGCCTCCCGGAGAGATGCGGGCCAGCATCGGCGCGGCCGTGTACCTCGCGAGCCTCCAGCGCCAGCCGGGGCTGGCGCGGACGCTGCTCGTGGAGATATTGCACGTGGGCCCGAAGGGCTTCGAGCTGCGCCGCCAGGTGATGCGCGGCTTCGCGGAGCTGATGCGGCGGGAGTTCGAGGCGGCGGGCACCGGGGACACGCTGTCGCCCGCGCTGGCCATGGCGCTCGTCGGCGGCATCAACGAGCTCATCCTGGAGGCCGTGGAAGAGGACCGCGTGGACCGGCTCTCGGAGCTGGCCGGTCCGGTCGCGGCGTTCGTGCGGGGCCTGCTGGAGGCGCGGGCTCTGGCGAAGTGAACGCGGCTCAGTCCATGTGCTCCAGCGGGATGCCCCGGGGCACGGACTCGAAGCTGCGCGTGTCCACCGCGGGCCTGCGCGCCCTTGCCCGGCCTGGAGCCACATGCTAGCCGATAGGTTTTCAAGCGAAGCACCGCCTGAGGGCCATGGCACGCACGACTCCACACGTCATCCCCTGCGCGGATGGCTTCGAGCTGCATTCCACGCTGCACACCTCCGAGGGCCCGGTCCGGGGCGTGGTGCTGATGCATCCCGCCACCGCCATGTCCGCGAGCATGTACTTCGCGTTCGCCGCGCGGCTGACGGACGACGGTTTCGCCGTGGTGACCTACAACTACCGGGGCGTGCACCCGTCGGGCGTGGCGAAGCGGACACGTGCCGGATTCCTCACCTGGGCCGACCAGGACGTGGACGCGGTGACCCGCTGGGCGGCGGAGCGATACCCGGGGCTGCCACTGCTCGCCGTGGGGCACAGCTTCGGGGGCCACGCCATCGCGTTGAGCGCGAGCAGCGAGCGCCTCACCGGGGCGGTGATGGTGGCGACCCAGGCCGGGAGCCTGCGGTTCATCCGCTCGTGGCGGGAGCGGATGCTGGTCGCGCTGTACTTGAAGATCCTCGGGCCGCTGTGCGCGCGGTTCCTGGGCTACATGCCCTATGCGCGGCTGGGGCTTGGCGAGGACGTGCCCGCCCAGGCGGCGCTGGAGTGGAGCCGCTGGGCGTCGCTGCCCCGCTTCTACTTCGACGACCTGCGGGTGGACGCCGCGGCCCGCTTGCGCCGGCCCCACATGCCGGTGCTGTCCATCGGCCTGGATGACGACCCCTGGGCGCCGCCCGAGGCCATCGACCTGGTCTGCGAGCACCTCACCGGCTGCGCCGTGGAGCGCCGGCAGCTCTCCCCCGCGGACACCGCGGGCCAGGGCATCTGCCACCTGGGCTTCTTCCGCGAGCACCACGCCGCCACGCTCTGGCCCACGGTGATTGACTGGCTGCGACGCCACGCCCCGGAGCGCGGCTGAGGGCCCGGGCGTCCCGCCGGTCCGTCACGCGACACGGACCGGCGGAGCCTTCAGCGGCGGCTCAGTAGCGGAAGCCCACCTGGAGCGACAGGCCGGGGTACTGGTCCACCGCGCCACCCGCGACGTAGGGGTCGCCCGGCTCCGGGTTGAACTTGAAGAAGTAGCGGCGCAGGTCCGCCTTCAAGCGCACGTCCAGGATGCGGTTGAGCCGGTACGCCAGCGTCGCGCTGCCCGTGACGGCGCCCGCGGACATGCGCGGGAACCACGCGTCCGAGGACAGCTCTCCGGAGTCCAGCGGGTGCTGGTAGCCAAGCCGGAAGTTGAAGTCGAACTTCTCCGACAGCGCCGCCCGCAGGCCCAGCCCCAGGCCCGCCGTCTTGTACTCCACGTTGGGCAGGTCCAACGGCCGCTCGCCGTCCACCGCGTCGATGCGGAACGTGCTCATCCCGTACGTGCCGGTGACCTCGAAGCCGTAGCGCTGCGCCTGGCCGAAGGGCATCACGTAGCGCAGGCCCGCCTGCCACTCGCGCGCCGTGGTGGGGTAGGAGACCGCCCCCGTGGAGCCGGTGGACTTCAGGCCGAAGGACTGATCAATCGAACCCGTGAGGCCCAGCCGCGCCAGCGCGCCCTTCTGGAAGGGCGCCAGCGGATACACCGTCACGTCGCCCGCGAACTGGGGCGCGCCCGGCAGCGCGACGCCGGCCACGTCCTTGCCCAGCGTGTACGGCCGCAGCACCCCGAACACGTCGTCCTTGTAGCGCAGCGACCGGCCGAGGAGCTTCAGGCCCAGCGCGCCCTCCACGAGCGGCGCGGAGCGCGACTCCTGCTGCGTGGAGACCGCGTCGTCCTGCTTCTCCGGCGCCTTGTCCTCCTTCCTGGGGGCGGCGGCCACCGGCTTGCGGATGGGCTCCGGGTCGGGCGTCTTGGGCTCCGGAGCCTTGGCCGGCGGCGGCGTCTCCGCGATGGGCGTCGCGGGCTTCACCGGCTCCGGCTCC includes:
- a CDS encoding TetR/AcrR family transcriptional regulator; the encoded protein is MTSPSDQASEGPRERLVAGLAQAIIEVGYARVTLADIVRHARVSKRTFYEHFEDKDACLLALYAAQSARLLAEIQAAIQHAPPGEMRASIGAAVYLASLQRQPGLARTLLVEILHVGPKGFELRRQVMRGFAELMRREFEAAGTGDTLSPALAMALVGGINELILEAVEEDRVDRLSELAGPVAAFVRGLLEARALAK
- a CDS encoding alpha/beta hydrolase family protein, with the protein product MARTTPHVIPCADGFELHSTLHTSEGPVRGVVLMHPATAMSASMYFAFAARLTDDGFAVVTYNYRGVHPSGVAKRTRAGFLTWADQDVDAVTRWAAERYPGLPLLAVGHSFGGHAIALSASSERLTGAVMVATQAGSLRFIRSWRERMLVALYLKILGPLCARFLGYMPYARLGLGEDVPAQAALEWSRWASLPRFYFDDLRVDAAARLRRPHMPVLSIGLDDDPWAPPEAIDLVCEHLTGCAVERRQLSPADTAGQGICHLGFFREHHAATLWPTVIDWLRRHAPERG